Sequence from the Aquimarina sp. Aq107 genome:
ATTCCTATTATTTGTTTTGTAGTTTTCATAATACTAATTGTTTGGTTTTATCTCTTTGTGTGCGTTTTAGAAAAAAGGTTAACTTTATCTTCGGAAAATAAGATGAACCTATTACCCTATTGTCAGGTCACAAAGTATGAAGGAAGAACTCTTAACGTTAAAAAAAGGACATAATCAAGCCTTAGAAAAAATATACACAGAGTATCGCAACGCTTTTTTGCAGTTTGCAAAAAAATATGATCTAGATCATGATTCTCTTGTAGATATATATCAAGAAGCTTTTATAGCCTTACGCGAACATGCTATTAATGGTAAACTAGACACTATTAAAAGTTCTATTAAGACCTATTTGTTTAGCATTGGAAAATATATGATCTATGATCAACTCAAAAAACAGAAAAAAAACGGTTTCTTATGAAAATAGCGTAGATTATAAAGAAACATCTGATGTTCAAGAGGTTTTTGAGGAGCCTCAATTAACTCCACAACAAGAATTATTACGGCAACATTTCAAAAATTTAGGAAAACGTTGTCAAGAAATGTTAACCTTATTCTATTATCGGGGACTAACCATTGACGAGATTACTGAAAGCTTAGGCTATGAGAACAAAAATGTAGTAAAAAGCCAGAAATCCCGTTGTTTAAAATCCCTAAAAGAATCAATTAAAACCCCCGCATAAATGGAACGAGAAGAGTTAATAGACAAGTATTTACAATCAGAACTGACTCCTGCGGAAAAAGATCAGTTCGACAATCTTTTAGAAAACGACACTACTTTTAGAAAAGATGTTGAGTTTCTTAAAGATCTTAATCTAGTTGCTGGTGTTGAAGACAGAGATGGATTAAGAAATAGCCTAGCAGGTTTTGAAGCTAAAATTGAAGCTAAGGAAACCAAAGTAATACCGTTATTTAATTATAAAAAATTATTGGTAGCCGCATCTATATTATTGGCAATTGCTATTGGTGGCATTACATTTCTAAAACCTTTTGGTGTGGATACCGATCAATTGTATGCAG
This genomic interval carries:
- a CDS encoding RNA polymerase sigma factor, with translation MKEELLTLKKGHNQALEKIYTEYRNAFLQFAKKYDLDHDSLVDIYQEAFIALREHAINGKLDTIKSSIKTYLFSIGKYMIYDQLKKQKKNGFL
- a CDS encoding RNA polymerase sigma factor — translated: MINSKNRKKTVSYENSVDYKETSDVQEVFEEPQLTPQQELLRQHFKNLGKRCQEMLTLFYYRGLTIDEITESLGYENKNVVKSQKSRCLKSLKESIKTPA